Proteins encoded by one window of Erysipelothrix rhusiopathiae:
- a CDS encoding DAK2 domain-containing protein, with protein MNTINGDIFLKMLQSGANNLTNKHHEINALNVFPVPDGDTGTNMNLTFTSGLTDSKKAVTSHLGQLSKTLSRGLLMGARGNSGVILSQIFRGFAQSVENLQEASVMDLAEAFQKGKEVAYKAVMRPVEGTILTVLRESSQATYEFVLKNPEISVIEFFECLVSEANTSLDGTPELLPVLKEVGVVDSGGKGYVTVLEGFLAELKGNPIELEEGDESNHAAASDFEHDEFGYCTEFIVRLDEESINRYNEDKFRAQLEALGNSLVVVTDEDLVKVHVHTLKPGNALNLAQRYGEFVKLKIENMSEQHNTILDAESNATKAQKQHSKYAIVAVAAGTGVVDMFKELRAEYIISGGQTMNPSTEDFVALINSIDADHIFILPNNSNIIMAAKQAQDICEDKDIHVIETKTIPQGLSACVMFNPDVDVEDNLTEMLEAVANTKTGQVTYAIKDTMFESIEIKQNDFMGILEKDIVVTNPNRLETTKALCAKLIDDESELVTLITGEDVSDEEAETVVDFIESTYDVEVESHRGEQPVYSYIIGVE; from the coding sequence CAAATAAGCATCATGAAATAAATGCTCTTAACGTTTTCCCAGTTCCTGATGGAGATACAGGAACAAATATGAATCTTACTTTTACAAGTGGCTTAACAGATTCTAAAAAAGCTGTTACATCACACTTAGGTCAATTATCCAAAACATTATCTCGCGGTTTATTAATGGGCGCACGAGGAAACTCAGGCGTTATCCTTTCTCAAATCTTCCGAGGATTTGCGCAATCCGTAGAAAATTTACAAGAAGCAAGTGTTATGGATCTTGCGGAAGCTTTCCAAAAAGGTAAAGAAGTTGCTTATAAGGCAGTAATGCGTCCTGTTGAAGGAACCATTCTAACTGTTTTACGTGAAAGTTCACAGGCAACCTATGAGTTTGTTCTTAAAAATCCAGAAATCTCAGTAATTGAGTTTTTTGAATGTTTAGTATCCGAGGCAAATACATCCCTAGATGGAACTCCTGAACTTCTACCAGTATTAAAAGAAGTTGGTGTTGTCGATAGTGGCGGTAAAGGTTATGTTACCGTTTTAGAAGGATTCTTAGCAGAATTAAAAGGAAACCCTATTGAACTTGAAGAAGGCGATGAGTCAAATCATGCAGCTGCTTCAGATTTCGAACATGATGAATTTGGTTATTGTACTGAATTTATCGTACGTCTCGATGAAGAATCAATCAACCGTTATAATGAAGACAAATTTAGAGCGCAACTAGAGGCACTTGGTAATTCATTAGTAGTTGTTACGGATGAAGATTTAGTTAAAGTTCATGTTCATACATTGAAACCAGGTAATGCTCTAAACTTAGCGCAACGCTATGGTGAATTTGTTAAACTTAAGATTGAAAATATGTCTGAACAACACAATACGATATTAGATGCAGAATCTAATGCTACTAAAGCACAAAAGCAACACAGCAAATATGCAATTGTTGCTGTTGCTGCAGGTACAGGTGTTGTGGATATGTTTAAAGAGCTCCGTGCAGAATATATTATCAGTGGTGGTCAAACAATGAACCCATCAACTGAAGATTTTGTTGCACTTATCAATAGTATCGATGCAGATCATATTTTTATCCTACCAAATAATTCAAATATTATTATGGCTGCAAAACAAGCTCAAGATATTTGTGAAGACAAAGATATACACGTTATTGAAACAAAAACGATTCCTCAAGGATTATCAGCATGTGTTATGTTTAATCCTGACGTAGATGTTGAAGATAATTTAACTGAAATGCTTGAAGCTGTTGCAAATACCAAAACAGGTCAAGTTACATACGCTATTAAAGATACGATGTTTGAATCCATTGAAATTAAACAAAATGATTTCATGGGAATTCTTGAAAAAGACATTGTTGTAACCAACCCTAATCGTTTAGAAACAACGAAAGCACTTTGTGCGAAGTTAATTGATGATGAAAGTGAACTTGTTACTTTAATCACGGGAGAAGATGTATCGGATGAAGAGGCCGAGACAGTTGTTGATTTTATTGAATCTACATATGATGTAGAAGTAGAATCACATCGTGGTGAACAACCAGTTTATTCATACATCATTGGAGTAGAGTAA